One window of the Mycobacterium sp. SVM_VP21 genome contains the following:
- a CDS encoding alpha/beta hydrolase — protein MTRSLPGGSGSGRGARWTDQLQSTLMTVGMKVTPMLPIGVQRIMTGGRAVTIDGKTLDPTLRLTLAAQRAMGVNGLVVGDDAVASRAQLRETTAGLGGGDIHVDVRDIVLPGPAGDIAARHYRPTGDGAKPLLVFYHGGGFVIGDLDSHDAICRLTCRDGDIAVLSVDYRLAPEHPAPAALDDALAAFRWAHDHAAELGGIAGRVAVGGDSAGGNLAAAVALRARDDGGPAPVLQWLIYPVTDCTARTRSRTLYGDGFLLTKHDIDWFTDQYLGRSQLDPTDPLVSPLLAGDLSGLPPALVAVAGFDPLQDEGEAFAAALREAGVVVDLRQMPSLTHAFINLFPLGGGSATATSELISALRAHLSRG, from the coding sequence ATGACACGAAGTCTGCCAGGCGGCTCCGGTTCCGGCCGGGGCGCGCGATGGACCGATCAGCTGCAGAGCACCCTGATGACGGTCGGTATGAAGGTGACGCCGATGCTGCCGATCGGGGTCCAGCGGATCATGACCGGCGGGCGCGCGGTGACCATCGATGGCAAGACCTTGGACCCCACCCTGCGGCTGACGCTGGCCGCGCAGCGCGCGATGGGCGTCAACGGCCTAGTCGTCGGCGACGACGCGGTCGCCTCTCGCGCCCAGTTGCGCGAGACGACCGCCGGGCTAGGTGGCGGTGATATCCACGTCGACGTTCGCGACATCGTGTTGCCCGGGCCGGCCGGGGACATCGCCGCTCGGCACTACCGCCCGACCGGTGATGGCGCCAAGCCGTTGCTGGTCTTCTACCACGGTGGCGGATTCGTGATCGGCGACCTGGACAGCCACGACGCGATCTGCCGGCTGACCTGCCGAGACGGCGACATCGCGGTGCTGTCGGTCGACTACCGCCTGGCGCCCGAGCATCCCGCACCGGCCGCGCTCGACGATGCCCTCGCGGCATTCCGCTGGGCTCATGACCACGCCGCGGAGCTGGGTGGGATTGCCGGGCGGGTCGCGGTCGGTGGCGACAGCGCCGGCGGCAACCTGGCCGCCGCGGTCGCGCTGCGGGCGCGTGATGACGGGGGACCGGCACCCGTTCTGCAGTGGCTGATCTACCCGGTCACCGACTGCACCGCGCGGACCCGTTCGCGCACCCTCTACGGCGACGGTTTTCTGCTGACCAAGCACGACATCGACTGGTTCACCGACCAGTATCTGGGCCGCTCACAGCTCGACCCGACCGACCCGCTGGTATCGCCGTTGCTGGCCGGCGACCTGTCCGGCTTGCCGCCGGCGCTGGTGGCCGTCGCCGGATTCGACCCGCTGCAGGACGAAGGCGAAGCGTTCGCGGCGGCACTGCGCGAGGCCGGGGTTGTGGTGGACCTGCGGCAGATGCCGTCGTTGACGCACGCTTTCATCAACCTGTTTCCGCTGGGGGGTGGCAGCGCGACCGCGACCAGTGAGTTGATCTCGGCGCTGCGCGCGCACCTCAGCCGCGGCTGA
- a CDS encoding aldo/keto reductase: protein MAAEDKLRSVTLNDGNSIPSVGFGVYKISPAETEQAVRTAFAAGYRHVDTAALYGNEREVGRAVAASGLPRDEVYVVTKVWNSDQGYDSTLRAFDTSMDRLGLDFLDLYLIHWPLPAAGKFVETFRALAHLRDQGRIRSIGVSNFAPEHLEMLIDGTGIVPVVNQVELHPRFSQPELREVHARLGIATEAWAPLGRGSLLAHPAVTEVARRCDKTPAQVLIRWHIQLGNIVIPKSVHPERIVGNFDVFDFELGTAEMAAISSLDDGARLGPDPRTFDDTGR, encoded by the coding sequence ATGGCTGCTGAAGATAAGTTGCGTTCAGTCACGCTCAACGACGGTAATTCCATCCCCAGCGTCGGCTTCGGGGTTTACAAGATTTCGCCCGCCGAGACCGAGCAGGCGGTGCGCACCGCATTCGCAGCCGGATACCGCCATGTCGACACCGCAGCCTTGTACGGCAACGAGCGAGAGGTCGGCCGGGCCGTCGCGGCATCCGGGCTGCCGCGCGACGAGGTGTATGTGGTCACCAAGGTGTGGAACTCCGACCAGGGTTACGACTCCACGCTGAGAGCATTTGATACGAGCATGGACCGCCTCGGCCTGGATTTTCTGGACCTGTACCTGATCCACTGGCCGCTGCCGGCGGCCGGCAAGTTCGTCGAGACCTTCCGGGCGCTGGCCCACCTGCGGGATCAGGGCCGGATCCGCTCGATCGGGGTGAGCAACTTCGCACCGGAGCACCTCGAGATGCTCATCGACGGAACGGGGATCGTTCCCGTTGTCAACCAGGTGGAGTTGCACCCGCGCTTCAGCCAGCCCGAACTGCGTGAGGTGCACGCTCGCCTCGGGATTGCCACCGAAGCCTGGGCGCCGCTGGGGCGGGGTTCGCTGCTGGCTCATCCGGCGGTCACCGAGGTGGCACGGCGTTGCGATAAGACACCGGCGCAGGTGCTGATCCGGTGGCATATTCAGCTGGGTAATATTGTGATCCCGAAATCGGTGCACCCCGAGCGCATCGTCGGCAACTTCGATGTCTTCGACTTCGAACTCGGCACCGCCGAGATGGCCGCGATATCCTCGCTCGACGACGGCGCCCGATTGGGACCCGATCCGCGAACATTCGATGACACAGGTAGGTGA
- a CDS encoding aldo/keto reductase, with protein sequence MTSGTAIPSVTLNDSRTMPTLGIGVAELSEAETERAVSTALELGCRLIDTAKVYGNEAAVGRAIAASGIPREEVFVTTKLANADQGLTAAIEACKASLERLGMDYVDLYLVHWPAPSLGMYVDSYGGLIQTRELGLARSIGVCNFTANHLDDVIDLAFETPSVNQIELHPLLNQAELRAANAERGIITQAYSPLAVGRLLDHPTVTAIAGEYGKTPAQVLIRWSLQLGNVVIPRSAQPERIAANLDVFGFELADEHMESLGALNDGTRVREDPLTYTGI encoded by the coding sequence ATGACGTCGGGCACTGCGATTCCCTCGGTCACCCTCAACGACTCCCGCACGATGCCGACTCTGGGCATCGGGGTGGCCGAGTTGTCCGAAGCCGAGACCGAGCGCGCGGTCTCGACGGCGCTCGAGCTGGGCTGTCGCTTGATTGACACCGCCAAGGTGTACGGCAACGAGGCCGCGGTGGGCCGGGCTATCGCCGCGTCGGGGATCCCGCGCGAAGAGGTGTTCGTCACCACCAAACTGGCCAACGCCGACCAGGGACTGACCGCCGCCATCGAAGCCTGCAAGGCCAGCCTGGAGCGGCTCGGAATGGACTACGTGGACTTGTACCTGGTGCACTGGCCGGCTCCATCGCTGGGCATGTACGTCGACAGCTACGGCGGACTCATCCAGACCCGGGAGCTGGGCCTGGCCCGGTCCATCGGGGTGTGCAACTTCACCGCGAATCACCTCGACGACGTGATCGACCTGGCATTCGAGACCCCATCGGTCAACCAGATCGAGCTGCACCCGCTGCTCAACCAGGCTGAGCTGCGTGCCGCCAACGCCGAGCGCGGCATCATCACCCAGGCTTACAGTCCGCTGGCGGTGGGCCGGTTGCTTGACCACCCGACCGTGACGGCTATCGCCGGCGAGTACGGCAAGACCCCGGCGCAGGTGCTGATCCGGTGGAGCCTGCAGTTGGGCAACGTGGTGATCCCCCGGTCGGCCCAACCCGAGCGCATCGCGGCCAACCTCGACGTGTTCGGCTTCGAGCTGGCCGACGAGCACATGGAGAGCCTGGGCGCACTCAATGACGGCACCCGGGTGCGGGAAGACCCGCTCACCTACACCGGTATCTGA
- a CDS encoding HNH endonuclease family protein — MNPSRKTLVWLAVAAVLAVVVAYQTVSAVGHRSRALAAQAGMPTVAAGADVLAGITVVPARTHRYDYVRSRFGDAWDDDNDAPGGHNGCDTRDDILNRDLVDITHVSTKRCPDAVATGTLHDPYTNAVVAFTRGAKIGEAVQIDHIVPLAYAWDMGASAWPYRQRLRFANDPANLLAVAGQGNQDKGDAGPGQWMPPNKSFACQYAIAYIAVLRGYALRLDQPSADALREAAATCPTG; from the coding sequence ATGAACCCGAGCCGCAAGACCCTGGTGTGGTTGGCCGTGGCCGCGGTGCTGGCCGTAGTCGTGGCCTACCAGACGGTATCGGCCGTGGGCCATCGCAGTCGTGCCCTGGCGGCGCAGGCCGGCATGCCCACGGTGGCGGCCGGCGCCGATGTGCTGGCCGGCATCACCGTGGTTCCGGCTCGTACCCACCGCTACGACTACGTCCGCTCGCGGTTCGGGGACGCCTGGGATGACGACAACGACGCGCCGGGCGGACACAACGGCTGCGACACCCGCGACGACATCCTCAACCGTGATCTGGTGGACATCACGCACGTGTCGACCAAGCGCTGCCCGGACGCGGTAGCCACCGGAACCCTGCACGACCCCTACACCAACGCCGTCGTCGCCTTCACCCGCGGCGCGAAGATCGGCGAAGCGGTGCAGATCGACCACATCGTGCCGTTGGCTTACGCCTGGGACATGGGAGCGTCGGCCTGGCCGTATCGGCAGCGACTGCGCTTCGCCAACGACCCCGCCAACCTGCTGGCAGTGGCCGGGCAGGGCAACCAGGACAAGGGCGACGCGGGCCCCGGGCAGTGGATGCCGCCGAATAAATCGTTCGCGTGCCAATACGCCATCGCCTACATTGCGGTCCTGCGGGGCTACGCGCTGCGCCTCGACCAGCCGTCAGCCGACGCACTGCGTGAGGCAGCGGCCACCTGCCCGACCGGATAG